Within Candidatus Auribacterota bacterium, the genomic segment GAGGCAATAATCAATAGAGTTGGAACAGGATAAACGCCAATAAAAAAATAGCAACAGGATACACGCAGATGAACGCAGATAAGAAAGGAGATACTGATTATAAATATGCTGATGTAACGCATGGGATTATAAACGCAGCATTCGAGGTTCAAAACACTTTGGGGTGCGGCTTCCTCGAAAAGGTTTATGAGAATGCTCTTGTTTATGAGATGGAGATGAGGCATTACAAGGTTGAGCCACAGAAGAGTATAAATGTTCACTATAAAGGCAGGCTTGTAGGGGATTATACGGCGGACATTATCATAAATGATAAAGTGGTATTAGAGCTGAAAGCCGTTGAACAGATAACAAAAATACACAAAGCACAGCTTATAAACTATCTC encodes:
- a CDS encoding GxxExxY protein; this translates as MNADKKGDTDYKYADVTHGIINAAFEVQNTLGCGFLEKVYENALVYEMEMRHYKVEPQKSINVHYKGRLVGDYTADIIINDKVVLELKAVEQITKIHKAQLINYLKATGYQVGLILNFAKPRLEYVRLVLTDFPPSENKS